The Erythrobacter sp. Alg231-14 genome has a segment encoding these proteins:
- a CDS encoding alpha/beta fold hydrolase, whose product MTGLTASSFLSFDGTSLAIHREGPSADGGRPLIMLHGLFSSSNMNWMKWGHGTRVAEAGFEAIMLDFRVHGDSDAPNDPAAYPGGVLVRDVAALIAHLGLAPQEYDLVGFSLGARTALHGCAQGVFEPGRLIACGMGVEGLADWERRAAHFKRVIDEFDTIKPGDPAYVARTFLKSQGVDRVAARLLLDAMDPFELSSLANITMPTGVICGDEDNDNGSAQDLAAMLPNAVYVEVPGGHLNSVTKPELGEAIVKQLKAS is encoded by the coding sequence ATGACAGGCCTTACAGCATCTTCGTTCTTGTCATTTGATGGCACCAGCCTTGCGATCCACCGCGAAGGTCCAAGCGCAGATGGTGGTCGCCCGCTCATCATGCTCCACGGTCTGTTTTCCTCGTCCAATATGAATTGGATGAAATGGGGACACGGCACCCGCGTGGCCGAAGCAGGGTTCGAAGCGATAATGCTCGATTTCCGCGTGCATGGGGATAGCGATGCGCCAAATGATCCCGCCGCCTATCCCGGCGGTGTCTTAGTCCGCGATGTTGCTGCTTTGATTGCACATCTTGGGCTTGCTCCACAAGAATATGATCTCGTTGGGTTCTCATTGGGCGCCCGCACAGCGTTGCATGGATGCGCGCAAGGTGTGTTTGAACCGGGCCGATTGATTGCGTGCGGAATGGGCGTTGAAGGGTTGGCCGATTGGGAACGCCGCGCGGCCCATTTTAAACGTGTCATTGACGAATTCGATACGATCAAGCCGGGCGATCCCGCTTACGTGGCGCGCACCTTTTTAAAATCTCAAGGGGTTGATCGTGTTGCGGCGCGTTTGTTGCTTGATGCGATGGACCCGTTTGAACTGTCATCCTTGGCCAACATCACCATGCCAACCGGCGTGATCTGTGGGGATGAGGATAACGACAACGGTTCGGCGCAGGATTTGGCCGCTATGTTGCCCAACGCCGTTTATGTTGAAGTGCCCGGCGGCCATTTGAACAGCGTGACAAAGCCGGAGTTAGGGGAGGCGATTGTGAAGCAGTTGAAAGCATCATGA
- a CDS encoding DsbA family protein encodes MTLSADLFFSFRSPYSYLAIGRYREMAKDLDVTINLRTVWPIAIRDPDILFTGNPAAPRYILLDSMRVAQHLVIPYRWPRPDPVVQDLATREISKDQPIIHRIVRMGQAATRRGKGLDFAYEVSRLIFSGEVDGWNEGDHIAGAADRAGLSFAELEAEVANDPEALDAEIDENQAALEAAGHWGVPTLVIEGEPFFGQDRVEMARWRLEQKSQTKC; translated from the coding sequence ATGACACTTTCGGCCGATCTCTTTTTCAGTTTCCGTTCCCCATATTCATATCTTGCCATCGGTCGATATCGCGAAATGGCCAAAGACCTCGATGTGACGATCAACCTGCGCACGGTGTGGCCGATCGCCATCCGTGACCCGGACATCCTGTTCACCGGGAACCCCGCCGCGCCGCGTTATATCTTGCTGGATTCGATGCGTGTCGCTCAACATTTGGTCATTCCATATCGGTGGCCGCGCCCCGATCCAGTGGTGCAAGATTTGGCCACGCGCGAGATCTCCAAAGATCAGCCGATCATCCATCGCATCGTCCGCATGGGCCAGGCGGCCACGCGGCGAGGCAAAGGGCTGGATTTTGCCTACGAAGTTTCACGCCTGATATTCTCTGGCGAAGTGGATGGCTGGAACGAAGGCGATCACATCGCAGGCGCTGCAGACCGTGCAGGTTTAAGTTTTGCAGAGTTGGAAGCGGAGGTCGCAAACGATCCCGAGGCACTCGACGCGGAAATTGATGAGAACCAAGCCGCGTTGGAAGCGGCCGGCCATTGGGGTGTCCCCACATTGGTGATCGAAGGAGAACCCTTTTTCGGTCAGGATCGCGTTGAGATGGCGAGATGGCGTTTAGAGCAAAAGAGTCAGACGAAGTGTTGA
- a CDS encoding aspartate-semialdehyde dehydrogenase translates to MRAVLLASALLVLSACDDGSVPSPADRLEGSQPAQAIDTNLVTLRSDGMIVGAEAFYFAAGQTEVQTALTRALGVDGETTNLPECGAGLMESTQFDGGLTVNFQGGNLVGWILDERSDSMVVSSDIEIGTDRATLESMPRYSAIEDSTLGEEFLLSGEVAGFVEDDAVSMIYSGVQCFFR, encoded by the coding sequence ATGCGCGCTGTGCTTTTGGCTTCGGCTCTTTTGGTGTTGTCCGCATGCGATGATGGTTCCGTCCCATCGCCAGCGGATCGATTGGAAGGATCGCAGCCGGCACAGGCCATTGATACCAACCTTGTCACACTGCGTTCCGATGGGATGATAGTGGGGGCAGAGGCGTTCTATTTTGCCGCGGGTCAAACCGAAGTTCAAACCGCTCTGACCCGCGCGCTTGGCGTCGATGGGGAAACCACCAACCTGCCCGAATGCGGTGCGGGCCTGATGGAATCCACTCAATTTGACGGCGGGCTTACGGTCAATTTCCAAGGCGGAAACTTGGTCGGTTGGATATTGGATGAACGGTCCGATTCAATGGTGGTTAGTTCCGACATCGAGATAGGAACCGATCGTGCCACTTTGGAAAGCATGCCGCGATACAGCGCAATCGAAGACAGCACATTGGGCGAAGAGTTTCTGCTTTCTGGAGAAGTCGCTGGCTTTGTAGAAGATGATGCGGTCTCTATGATATATTCCGGCGTCCAATGCTTTTTTAGATAG
- a CDS encoding aspartate-semialdehyde dehydrogenase has translation MGYRVAVVGATGNVGREVMQILAEREFPCDEVAAVASSRSHGTEVEFGDTGKMLKCRNIEHFDWAGWDIALFAAGSGPAKEYAPKAAAAGCVVIDNSSLYRMEPDVPLIVPEVNPDAIDGYKQRNIIANPNCSTAQLVVALKPLHDAATIKRVVVSTYQSVSGAGKAGMDELFEQSRAIFVGDPVEPTTFTKQIAFNVIPHIDVFLDDGSTKEEWKMVVETKKILDPKVKLNATCVRVPVFVGHAEAVNIEFEKELSAEQAQEILREAPGIMLIDKREDEGYVTPVECAGDGATYISRVREDPTVDNGLTLWCVSDNLRKGAALNAVQIAELLGRRHLKKG, from the coding sequence TTGGGTTACCGGGTGGCAGTCGTCGGTGCGACGGGCAATGTCGGACGCGAAGTGATGCAAATCTTGGCGGAGCGCGAGTTTCCTTGTGATGAGGTTGCTGCGGTTGCTTCGTCGCGTTCGCACGGAACCGAAGTGGAATTTGGCGACACGGGCAAAATGCTCAAATGCCGCAATATCGAACATTTCGATTGGGCAGGGTGGGATATCGCCTTGTTCGCGGCGGGCAGCGGCCCAGCCAAAGAATACGCACCCAAAGCGGCAGCGGCCGGTTGCGTTGTGATCGACAATTCATCGCTCTACCGGATGGAACCGGATGTGCCTTTGATCGTGCCGGAAGTGAACCCGGACGCGATTGACGGCTATAAACAGAGGAACATCATCGCGAACCCCAATTGCTCGACCGCGCAATTGGTCGTGGCGCTAAAGCCATTGCACGACGCCGCGACAATCAAACGCGTGGTTGTGTCCACCTATCAATCGGTATCGGGCGCAGGCAAAGCGGGCATGGACGAATTGTTCGAACAAAGCCGCGCTATCTTTGTTGGCGACCCGGTTGAACCGACCACATTCACCAAACAAATCGCCTTTAACGTGATCCCGCATATCGATGTCTTCCTCGACGATGGTTCGACCAAAGAGGAATGGAAGATGGTGGTCGAAACCAAGAAGATCCTCGACCCTAAAGTGAAGCTCAACGCGACATGCGTGCGGGTGCCGGTTTTTGTCGGCCATGCCGAAGCGGTGAACATCGAATTTGAAAAAGAACTGTCCGCCGAACAGGCTCAGGAAATTCTGCGCGAAGCGCCGGGCATCATGCTGATCGATAAGCGTGAAGACGAAGGTTATGTCACACCGGTGGAATGCGCCGGCGATGGCGCAACCTATATTAGCCGCGTTCGCGAAGATCCAACGGTCGACAACGGCCTAACCTTGTGGTGTGTATCCGACAATCTGCGCAAAGGCGCGGCGTTGAACGCGGTGCAAATCGCCGAATTGTTGGGCCGCCGTCATTTGAAGAAGGGGTAA
- a CDS encoding alpha/beta fold hydrolase, with product MDTHSWTAKAKHFDYQGHQIAYWTGGDDTAPPLLLVHGFPTCAWDWTPSWDDLAAKHRLIACDMLGFGLSDKPNNGYSIHLQTDIHEALLALLDVDHFDALVHDYGVSVGQELLARQHDGSGASGLGNVVFLNGGIFPDQHRPRPMQKLGVSPFGFLLGWLFSRKGFGTSFSEVFGPNTQPTEQELDNFWTFISHNSGHRITHKLLHYIADRITHKDRWEAALIAAQDKIGLINGALDPVSGQHAYERWRSTLPNARHHLIPTVGHYPQVEAPDEVAAKALEWLSE from the coding sequence ATGGATACGCACAGCTGGACCGCGAAGGCCAAGCATTTTGACTATCAAGGGCATCAGATTGCCTATTGGACGGGCGGTGACGATACTGCGCCTCCGCTATTGCTTGTTCATGGCTTTCCCACATGCGCGTGGGATTGGACACCGTCTTGGGACGATTTGGCCGCAAAGCATCGGTTGATTGCGTGTGACATGCTTGGTTTTGGGCTCTCGGATAAGCCTAACAATGGATATTCCATTCATCTGCAAACCGACATTCACGAAGCCTTGCTGGCCCTTCTGGACGTCGATCATTTTGACGCTCTCGTGCATGATTATGGCGTGTCGGTCGGTCAGGAATTGCTGGCCCGGCAACACGATGGCTCTGGTGCATCTGGGCTGGGCAATGTGGTGTTCCTCAATGGCGGGATTTTCCCGGATCAGCACCGCCCTCGCCCTATGCAGAAGCTCGGCGTGTCACCCTTTGGCTTTCTGCTCGGTTGGCTGTTCAGCCGTAAGGGGTTCGGGACGAGTTTTTCCGAAGTGTTCGGCCCCAACACGCAACCCACCGAACAGGAATTGGACAATTTCTGGACCTTTATTTCTCACAATTCGGGCCACCGCATAACGCACAAATTGCTGCATTATATCGCGGATCGCATCACGCATAAGGATAGGTGGGAAGCGGCATTGATCGCTGCGCAGGACAAAATCGGCCTGATTAACGGCGCGCTCGACCCGGTTTCAGGACAGCACGCCTACGAAAGGTGGCGCAGCACCCTTCCGAATGCGCGCCACCATCTTATTCCCACCGTAGGCCATTACCCTCAAGTTGAGGCCCCGGACGAAGTTGCAGCCAAAGCGTTGGAGTGGCTGTCTGAGTAG
- a CDS encoding DPP IV N-terminal domain-containing protein: MRIPIIAATVLGAAAVLSSSPALADAHMTEATPELTFERVFASPSLNGPAPRQAKFSPDGRYLTLLRNREDDASRYDLWGFDLTTSEWRMLVDSEAIGSGRELSEDEKMQRERARVGGLSGIISYQWASDASGVLVPIDGDLYFAQIGGDLDGTVTRLTDTEESELNPSLSSQSTYVSFVRDRQLWVGAVGEEAAPITPKEDDTIRWGEAEFVAQEEMGRLTGYWWGPNDQRIAVQRTDESPVGIVTRAAIGATGTQVFDQRYPVSGSDNAIVELFIMDPEGGNQVKVDLGEETDIYIARVDWGPDDYLYVQRQNREQTVLDMLKVDPSTGESEVWFTETAARDDYWINLSDNYRFLTDGSLLWWSERDGYGNFYRLSGDEWTQLTSLTEPATQLVGVNEGDNQFFYRGVNGVLTQQIFGASLSGNAGSEQITDSDYTNSASMDPTGKMLLISRSASDQPTQSYLATRAGTRITWVEENALSEEHPYTPYLLSHAMPEYGTIEAEDGTPLHYMMLKPDMEPGKEYPVFYYHYSGPGPQVVDRGWDGALAQAVVDRGYIWFALDNRGTANRGVDFEQPIYRAMGGVEVDDQRKGAEFLQTLDFVNAEKIAIYGWSYGGYMTLKQLEADPGLYAAGISGAPVTRWELYDTHYTERFMGDPREVPEAYETASAIPDATKITDPLLLIHGMADDNVVFENSSEFISVMQENNVPFEMMLYPGYTHRVSGEQISPHMWNSIFRFLEAHGVTPPE; encoded by the coding sequence ATGCGCATACCGATAATCGCCGCCACCGTTTTGGGCGCTGCTGCCGTCCTTTCATCCAGTCCTGCCTTAGCGGATGCTCATATGACCGAAGCCACTCCAGAACTCACTTTTGAGCGCGTTTTTGCCTCCCCATCCTTGAACGGTCCGGCTCCGCGTCAGGCAAAATTCTCCCCCGATGGCCGCTATCTCACCTTGTTGCGCAACCGCGAGGATGATGCCTCCCGCTATGACCTGTGGGGTTTTGATCTCACCACCAGCGAATGGCGCATGCTCGTCGACAGCGAAGCCATCGGTTCGGGCCGCGAATTGTCCGAAGATGAAAAGATGCAGCGTGAGCGTGCACGTGTGGGCGGGCTGTCCGGTATAATCTCCTACCAATGGGCCAGCGACGCCTCAGGCGTGTTGGTTCCGATCGACGGCGACCTTTATTTTGCCCAAATCGGCGGTGATTTGGACGGGACCGTCACCCGTTTAACAGACACAGAAGAGAGCGAGCTAAACCCATCCTTGTCGAGCCAATCGACCTATGTGTCGTTCGTGCGTGATCGCCAATTGTGGGTCGGTGCCGTGGGAGAAGAAGCCGCGCCGATCACTCCGAAAGAAGATGACACGATCCGTTGGGGCGAGGCAGAATTTGTCGCTCAGGAAGAAATGGGCCGCCTAACCGGATATTGGTGGGGACCGAATGATCAACGCATCGCCGTTCAACGGACCGATGAATCGCCCGTAGGCATCGTCACGCGCGCCGCCATCGGCGCCACCGGCACACAAGTGTTTGACCAGCGCTATCCTGTGTCGGGAAGCGATAATGCGATTGTCGAGCTGTTCATCATGGACCCCGAAGGCGGGAACCAGGTGAAGGTAGATCTGGGCGAAGAAACCGACATCTACATTGCCCGCGTCGATTGGGGACCGGACGATTATCTGTATGTTCAACGTCAGAACCGGGAACAGACTGTGCTCGACATGCTCAAGGTCGATCCGAGCACTGGCGAGAGCGAAGTGTGGTTCACGGAAACTGCCGCGCGCGACGATTATTGGATCAACCTGTCTGACAATTACCGTTTCCTAACCGACGGATCGCTGCTCTGGTGGTCAGAGCGCGATGGATACGGCAACTTCTACCGTTTGAGCGGAGATGAGTGGACGCAGCTGACCAGCCTAACCGAGCCGGCCACACAGCTCGTTGGAGTGAATGAGGGGGACAATCAGTTCTTCTATCGCGGGGTGAACGGCGTTCTCACACAACAAATCTTTGGCGCGAGCCTGTCTGGAAATGCCGGATCGGAGCAAATCACCGATTCCGACTACACCAATTCGGCCAGCATGGACCCGACCGGCAAAATGCTGCTGATCAGCCGATCCGCATCCGATCAACCGACGCAAAGCTATCTTGCAACACGCGCAGGGACACGGATCACTTGGGTGGAAGAAAACGCCCTTTCCGAAGAGCATCCCTATACGCCGTATCTGTTGAGCCATGCGATGCCCGAATACGGCACGATAGAGGCAGAGGATGGCACGCCGCTGCATTACATGATGCTGAAACCGGATATGGAGCCGGGCAAGGAATATCCGGTGTTCTATTATCATTATTCTGGACCGGGCCCGCAGGTTGTGGATCGCGGCTGGGACGGCGCGTTGGCTCAGGCTGTCGTCGATCGCGGTTATATCTGGTTTGCGCTGGACAATCGCGGCACCGCCAATCGTGGCGTTGATTTTGAACAACCGATCTATCGCGCCATGGGCGGCGTAGAGGTCGACGATCAACGCAAGGGTGCAGAATTTCTGCAAACACTGGATTTCGTCAATGCGGAAAAAATCGCGATCTATGGTTGGTCTTACGGCGGTTACATGACGTTGAAACAGCTGGAAGCCGATCCCGGCCTTTACGCAGCGGGTATTTCCGGTGCGCCGGTCACCCGGTGGGAATTGTATGACACCCATTACACCGAACGGTTCATGGGCGATCCACGCGAAGTGCCCGAGGCGTATGAAACCGCCAGCGCCATTCCCGATGCAACCAAGATCACCGATCCGCTGTTGCTGATCCACGGCATGGCCGATGACAATGTGGTGTTTGAGAACTCATCCGAATTCATCAGCGTAATGCAGGAAAACAACGTGCCGTTCGAAATGATGCTGTATCCCGGCTACACGCACCGCGTATCGGGTGAACAAATCAGCCCGCATATGTGGAATTCAATCTTCCGCTTCCTAGAGGCGCATGGGGTAACGCCGCCTGAGTAA
- the rplS gene encoding 50S ribosomal protein L19 yields MNLIQQIEAEEIAKAAKDIPDFQAGDTVRVGVKVIEGSRERVQNFEGVVIARSNRSINSNFTVRKMSFGEGVERVFPLYAPIVDSITVVRRGVVRRAKLYYLRGRTGKRARIAERRENAPKA; encoded by the coding sequence GTGAATCTGATCCAGCAAATCGAAGCCGAAGAAATTGCCAAGGCGGCAAAAGATATTCCTGACTTTCAAGCGGGCGACACAGTGCGCGTCGGCGTGAAAGTTATTGAAGGCTCACGCGAGCGTGTTCAGAACTTTGAAGGCGTTGTGATTGCGCGCTCTAACCGCAGCATCAACAGCAACTTCACCGTTCGCAAAATGAGCTTTGGCGAAGGCGTGGAGCGTGTGTTCCCACTCTACGCACCGATCGTAGACAGCATCACCGTGGTTCGCCGTGGTGTCGTGCGTCGTGCGAAGCTTTACTATCTGCGTGGCCGCACCGGTAAGCGTGCGCGTATCGCCGAACGTCGTGAGAACGCGCCAAAGGCGTAA
- the trmD gene encoding tRNA (guanosine(37)-N1)-methyltransferase TrmD — MTFAAQILTLYPEMFPGSLGQSLAGKALERGDWTCDTVQMRDFATDRHRSVDDTPAGGGAGMVLKADILGQAVDHAIAAQPDAPILAMTPRGKPITQERIRQIASGPGVTLLCGRFEGYDERIFEARPQIEQISLADIVLSGGEVAAIAILDACIRLLPGVMGAASSGTEESFEDGLLEYPQYTRPQEWEGRTIPQVLRSGDHAKIAAWRKAMAEDHTRLRRPDLWERYDGARVQSASGARRKNKEPDQ, encoded by the coding sequence ATGACCTTCGCTGCCCAAATCCTAACCCTCTACCCAGAGATGTTCCCCGGTTCTCTCGGCCAATCCCTAGCGGGTAAGGCGCTCGAGCGCGGGGATTGGACGTGTGACACCGTGCAAATGCGCGATTTTGCCACCGACCGGCACCGCAGCGTTGATGACACGCCGGCGGGCGGCGGGGCGGGCATGGTGCTTAAGGCGGATATCCTTGGCCAAGCGGTCGATCATGCGATTGCCGCGCAGCCTGACGCGCCAATCCTTGCCATGACGCCGCGCGGAAAACCGATCACTCAGGAAAGGATTAGGCAGATCGCAAGCGGTCCCGGCGTAACCCTGCTGTGCGGCCGGTTTGAGGGATATGATGAGCGCATTTTCGAAGCGCGGCCGCAAATTGAGCAGATCAGCCTTGCTGATATCGTTCTATCGGGCGGAGAAGTGGCAGCGATTGCCATACTCGACGCTTGCATTCGGCTGCTTCCCGGCGTAATGGGCGCGGCTTCTAGTGGGACTGAAGAGTCGTTTGAGGACGGTCTGCTTGAGTATCCGCAATACACCCGACCTCAAGAATGGGAAGGGCGCACGATCCCGCAAGTGCTGCGATCGGGGGATCATGCGAAGATCGCTGCATGGCGTAAAGCCATGGCAGAGGATCACACACGGTTACGCAGGCCGGACTTATGGGAGCGCTACGATGGTGCTCGGGTCCAGTCTGCCTCTGGCGCGCGGCGAAAAAATAAGGAACCGGACCAGTGA
- a CDS encoding nitrilase-related carbon-nitrogen hydrolase, which produces MTVLNVAICQAAPIPLDFAGGIEKATRLAREAIEGGAQFVAFGETFLGGYPLWLDEAPGAALWDHPGSKALHAIMLDQAIVPGDERLLPLQELCDESGACISLGAHERVRQSLYNNQLLFRPGEAPLDHRKLVPTHGERLIWMRGDGSTLGVHQAEWGKAGNLICWEHWMPLARAAMHNLGEAVHVAAWPTVREEYALASRHYAMEGRCFVLAAGLVQHRDDLFDGLERVGGSSEALELFNAIEGEALNRGMSLIAAPDARVLAQAGEGEEILHAELDLSEIGGGLASLDTDGHYSRPDVFELNVDVRAKDGVVFSS; this is translated from the coding sequence ATGACTGTTTTGAACGTCGCCATTTGTCAGGCCGCACCGATCCCGCTCGATTTTGCCGGTGGGATTGAAAAAGCCACCCGGCTTGCGCGCGAGGCGATTGAGGGCGGGGCGCAGTTCGTAGCATTTGGAGAGACGTTTTTGGGCGGCTATCCGCTGTGGCTGGACGAAGCGCCCGGCGCGGCGCTTTGGGATCATCCCGGTTCCAAGGCTCTGCACGCAATTATGCTGGATCAGGCGATTGTGCCGGGTGATGAGCGGCTTCTGCCATTGCAAGAGCTGTGCGATGAAAGCGGCGCGTGCATTTCGCTGGGCGCGCATGAGCGAGTGCGCCAGAGCCTTTACAACAACCAATTGCTGTTCCGGCCCGGTGAGGCTCCGCTGGACCACCGCAAGCTGGTGCCGACCCATGGCGAGCGGCTCATCTGGATGCGCGGTGATGGATCGACGCTGGGCGTGCATCAGGCCGAGTGGGGCAAGGCGGGCAATCTGATCTGCTGGGAACACTGGATGCCGCTTGCCCGTGCGGCGATGCACAATCTGGGCGAGGCGGTGCATGTCGCCGCATGGCCGACCGTACGCGAGGAATATGCGCTTGCGAGCCGGCATTATGCGATGGAGGGACGTTGCTTTGTGCTGGCGGCGGGTTTGGTGCAGCACCGCGATGATTTGTTTGACGGGTTGGAGCGTGTTGGCGGCTCGTCTGAGGCGCTCGAGCTGTTCAATGCGATTGAGGGCGAGGCGCTGAATCGCGGTATGTCTCTAATCGCGGCGCCGGATGCGCGGGTTTTGGCGCAGGCGGGTGAGGGCGAAGAGATTTTGCACGCTGAGCTGGATTTAAGCGAGATCGGCGGCGGGTTGGCGAGCCTAGACACTGACGGGCATTATTCGCGGCCTGACGTGTTTGAGCTCAATGTGGATGTGAGGGCTAAGGATGGGGTTGTTTTCAGCTCGTAG
- a CDS encoding TIGR04222 domain-containing membrane protein, protein MDLFASYTGSDFLAFYAVMLVTCVFLGIWIPANLRDKGRYGRVAERDEVAVLTGGKGRFSIALVTDLFAQGALSQESNNRLRVAKTEQEGSEAEQAVLREIGSLKLGHIQSKLNPYASRVESDLIARGLLLDQSERLKLRALSVLPYAALFLIGLYRQQAGEALGEPTGFLIMLLAVTAFFAIIRFARFNPRTMAGNEAFRAVEEKVARMRTAPTGNEAGFAVAVFGTAVLVGTPWEPVHALRGGADGGGGGDSSDSGDGGDGGGCGGGCGGCGG, encoded by the coding sequence ATGGACCTTTTTGCATCCTACACCGGCAGTGATTTTCTAGCCTTCTACGCGGTTATGTTGGTCACCTGTGTTTTCTTAGGCATTTGGATACCGGCGAATTTGCGGGATAAAGGGCGATATGGCCGCGTCGCAGAGAGAGACGAGGTTGCCGTTTTAACCGGTGGCAAGGGCCGCTTTTCAATCGCACTTGTGACCGACCTATTTGCACAAGGGGCGTTGAGCCAAGAATCCAACAACCGATTGCGGGTGGCCAAAACTGAACAGGAGGGCAGCGAAGCAGAGCAAGCCGTCCTGCGCGAGATCGGTTCTCTAAAACTCGGCCATATTCAATCGAAATTGAATCCCTATGCGAGCCGGGTCGAAAGTGATCTCATTGCGCGGGGCCTGTTGCTGGATCAATCGGAACGGTTGAAATTGCGGGCACTGTCCGTGCTGCCTTACGCGGCGTTGTTCCTGATCGGTTTGTACCGCCAACAAGCTGGCGAAGCACTAGGCGAGCCGACGGGCTTTTTGATCATGCTTTTGGCCGTGACGGCGTTTTTCGCGATCATTCGTTTTGCTCGGTTCAACCCGCGCACAATGGCTGGGAATGAGGCGTTCCGCGCCGTCGAAGAGAAGGTCGCCCGAATGCGAACGGCGCCCACCGGTAATGAGGCGGGCTTTGCAGTGGCGGTTTTTGGAACGGCAGTCTTAGTCGGCACTCCATGGGAGCCGGTTCACGCCTTGCGCGGCGGCGCGGACGGCGGCGGGGGCGGAGACAGCAGCGATAGTGGCGACGGCGGAGACGGCGGCGGCTGCGGTGGTGGCTGCGGCGGTTGCGGGGGATAG
- the rimM gene encoding ribosome maturation factor RimM (Essential for efficient processing of 16S rRNA), producing MVSDELIILAAVTGAHGVAGDVRLKLLGDGIDALRQHSLFNNGTLTLKNIRSDNKGGAIARFVEVQGRNAAEKMRGTTIGVAKEELPPLAEGEYYHRDLIGLKVETDLGDPIGNVTAIENFGATDIVEISLDPPPAKGMKTLMVPMTKAAVLTWDKSRLVISKDFAEQ from the coding sequence ATTGTGTCCGACGAATTGATCATCCTTGCGGCCGTGACAGGCGCGCATGGCGTAGCCGGTGATGTGCGTCTCAAATTGCTGGGCGATGGGATCGATGCCTTGCGCCAACATTCGCTGTTCAACAACGGCACGTTGACTCTGAAGAACATCCGTTCCGACAACAAAGGCGGGGCAATTGCCCGGTTCGTTGAGGTTCAGGGACGCAACGCCGCGGAAAAGATGCGGGGCACAACAATCGGCGTGGCAAAGGAAGAATTGCCGCCGCTGGCTGAGGGTGAATATTACCACCGCGATTTGATCGGTTTGAAAGTTGAAACCGACCTTGGTGATCCGATCGGCAATGTGACGGCGATAGAGAATTTCGGCGCCACCGACATTGTAGAGATCAGTTTGGATCCGCCCCCCGCAAAAGGCATGAAGACTCTCATGGTTCCTATGACCAAAGCCGCGGTCTTGACCTGGGATAAGTCACGGCTTGTGATTTCAAAGGATTTTGCCGAACAATAA
- the rpsP gene encoding 30S ribosomal protein S16 produces the protein MAISLRLSRGGAKKRPYYRIVAADSRSPRDGKYLEQIGTYNPLLAKDDENRVKLIEDRVRYWLGVGAQPSDRVLRFLDAAGIMERAARNNPNKAKPGEKATERAEEKAEKAKEAEEAAKAAEEEAKAAAAAPAEEAPAEEPAAEEAAAEAPAEEAGEEKAEG, from the coding sequence ATGGCAATTTCACTCCGTCTGTCGCGCGGCGGCGCGAAGAAGCGTCCTTACTACCGCATCGTGGCTGCTGACAGCCGCAGCCCACGCGATGGTAAGTACTTGGAGCAAATCGGCACCTACAATCCTTTGCTCGCCAAGGACGACGAAAACCGCGTCAAATTGATCGAAGATCGCGTGCGTTACTGGCTCGGCGTTGGCGCTCAGCCTTCTGACCGTGTTCTGCGTTTCCTCGATGCTGCTGGCATCATGGAGCGTGCCGCGCGCAACAACCCGAACAAAGCGAAGCCCGGCGAAAAAGCGACCGAGCGTGCTGAAGAGAAAGCTGAAAAGGCTAAGGAAGCTGAAGAAGCTGCGAAAGCCGCTGAAGAAGAAGCCAAAGCCGCTGCTGCTGCTCCTGCTGAAGAAGCACCAGCCGAAGAGCCTGCCGCTGAAGAAGCGGCCGCTGAAGCGCCTGCTGAAGAAGCTGGCGAAGAAAAGGCCGAGGGTTAA